In Trichomycterus rosablanca isolate fTriRos1 chromosome 25, fTriRos1.hap1, whole genome shotgun sequence, the sequence GTTTAAACTTCGAATCCAGTTTAACtcggtttatttattatttataacgttaatatattatattaatgtgATAGTAGAGGAATAAATGAgatgttaaatgttttatgtttaactGTATGAACAGTTTGCGCTTAAATTTGTGATTTTGGAAGTTTATCTGTGCGCGCGACATTAGCACTGTTAGCTTCCGACTCTTCATTAtttactattaatattttatataaaaataaataatggatTTTAATGTCAGGAGGTTTGCAGCTGACGCTGGTACTTTCCTCAGCCGGGCAGTTCAGGTATGATTAATGTTGATGTTTATTACTTGgttataaatgtgttattatgtaatatttatagaccataaaacacacataaactgACTATTATCAATGGATCTAATATTTAATCATTACTAAATGAcagtaatatatttattaatagtaAATATTAATTTGCAGCTgctagtaataaataataaagttattATGTAAAGATGTATAAATGTTAGGAGTGAAAATATTCAAGATTTATTGGAACATTTATGTCTAATGTCTAAAtaagtatataataaataataataaaatgcaataaaataccCCAAAACTTCAGGTGAACTGTTGCGTTTATTCTTAAAATCTAAAAAACTTAgttttttgtatctgtaataattaattctttatttattgtgtatttgtaaatattaataaaaaggttATTCTAATATTTGTtacttaaataaacaataaatgtataattaacTACTGTTTAACCTGTCAGCATAATAATCTTGTTTAATCACTAATAAAAggcataatattaataataataataataataataataataataataataataataataataactgttgaCTGTTTAACAATCTGGTCCTAAAGttcctcaggtctttatgctgatcagatctgctgcgtTCAACACATGAACTACTCAGAAcctccatcagatccacatctaatagatccctcaccctcacacgcaccatcagatccacatctaatagatccctcaccctcacacgcaccatcagatccacatctaatagatccctcaccctcacaccaccatcagatccacatctaatagatccctcaccctcacacgcaccatcagatccacatctaatagatccctcaccctcacacacacacaccatcagatccacatctaatagatccctcaccctcacacgcaccatcagatccacatctaatagatccctcaccctcacacgcaccatcagatccacatctaatagatccctcaccctcacacgcaccatcagatccacatctaatagatccctcaccctcacaccaccatcagatccacatctaatagatccctcaccctcacacgcaccatcagatccacatctaatagatccctcaccctcacacgcaccatcagatccacatctaatagatcccccaccctcacacgcaccatcagatccacatctaatagatccctcaccctcacacgcaccatcagatccacatctaatagatccctcaccctcacacgcaccatcagatccacatctaatagatccctcaccctcacacacaccatcagatccacatctaatagatcccccaccctcacacgcaccatcagatccacatctaatagatccctcaccctcacacgcaccatcagatccacatctaatagatccctcaccctcacacgcaccatcagatccacatctaatagatccctcaccctcacacactgGCTCATCATTACAGTTTACTGATTCTTTACAGATCTGATCTCAGTAAACATCAGATCTACAGTCTGCTATTATCAGCTTTATCCGgtgtgtatcagacacagcgtACGGtagcaggtggtggatcatctcGTTTCCTCTTTACTCTGTGTGTAAGTTCACAGAGGAGAAATTCGGACAGGCGGAGAAAACCGAACTGGACGCTCATCTGGAGACCCTGCTGGTGAAAGCCGACGGCACCAAGCACTGGACCGAGAAAGTCATGAAGCAAACAGAAGTGCTGCTGCAGCCCAATCTGAGTGAGACATCAGACAtgaaaacctgtgtgtgtgtgtgtgtgtgaactgacTCTGCTTTAATTCTATTTGTCTGAATTGATCAGATGTGAGGGTGGAGGAGTTTCTGTACGAGAAGCTGGACAGGAAGATCCCGGCGCGAGCGAACAGCCACGAGCTGCTGGGGGAGTGCATGATCGACGCCGGGCACGAGTTCGGAGCCGGCACGGCATACGGTGAATCCACATCATTCATCTGTACTGGAATGATCTTTATTCAGTTATAGAACATGTGATACTGTACCAGGATATTATTATAGAGGAAATGATTATAAATACCGCTTTATTTCCcactgtgtgtctctgtgcacATTAAACCTTTGACCTTTCTAGTCATCCAATATCAGATAGAATAAGCTTAAAGTCCGTTAGTAGTGAAAGATCAAAGGCCAGTCGTAATATTACATAAAGATCATGATAGTTATGCGACTATGCCACCTCATTTAACCTCACGTGTGGGAGTGAGTGCTTTACCGAAGGGTCTTTCAAACTTTGTCCATGATTTCTTACtcacgacccaggcaacacagacGATGCATCTAAGTCTCTctgtacaagatgtaacataaagcctccacaagggggcgcccgtgtacaagtttatttaattattagtatttttttatgcaATCAAAAGCCCTGCTTTACTGGGTCTGTAAACACAGATGAGCCAAATCTGTTAGACGTCGAGCTGATGGAGCTTCCTCGTAGTTCACGTGTTGAatacagcagatctgatcagacGTTCAACACATGAACTACTCAGAAcctccatcagatccacatctaatagatccctcaccctcacacgcaccatcagatccacatctaatagatccctcaccctcacacacaccatcagatccacatctaatagatccctcaccctcacacacaccatcagatccacatctaatagatccctggAGCTGATGGAGCTTCCTCGTAGTTCACGTGCTGAatacagcagatctgatcagacGTTCAACACATGAACTACTCAGAAcctccatcagatccacatctaatagatccctcaccctcacacgcaccatcagatccacatctaatagatccctcaccctcacacgcaccatcagatccacatctaatagatccctcaccctcacacgcaccatcagatccacatctaatagatccctcaccctcacacacaccatcagatccacatctaatagatccctcaccctcacacgcaccatcagatccacatctaatagatccctcaccctcacacgcaccatcagatccacatctaatagatccctcaccctcacacgcaccatcagatccacatctaatagatccctggAGCTGATGGAGCTTCCTCGTAGTTCACGTGCTGAatacagcagatctgatcagacTTGTGATGAGATTTGTGGTTTTTCCTCTACACTCATAAAGCGAGGCAGCACTGAGATGTCTAaactatattataatattatatattataattattctaATTAGCTCCCTGCAGCTCTGGGAAACTGTCCTCAAATCTTCTGATCTTTtcagagaagcttctcacaagcttttgaagtgtgtctgtgtatgggaatttgtgcccattcagtcagaagaTGACTGTATTTGTATGACGGCACAGATTATGATGTTTCGGTTcctttcaaagctgttcagttggGTTGAGGTCCAGTCTTGGTGCTGTATATGCATGTTGGAACGGGAAAGGgctttccctaaactgttgatgcaaAGTTGGAGGCATGTCCTTCCCTTTTTATTACTGAAACATGTACGAGTCCCTGTAGGTTTGGGTTGGAGGTGTGGTGCTGACTGACCTGGTGTGTGGTTGTGGCTCTCTCAGGCAGCGCGCTGATTAAATGTGGAGAGGTGGAGAAGGAGCTGGGCAGCTCCGAGAAGCAGTTCATCCAGAGCTCGGCCATCAACTTCCTCACTCCGCTCAGGAACTTCATCGACGGAGATTATAAAACCATCTCGGTGAGCTGTTTGTTCATCTGGTGTAGATAGAACCCGCTCCTATCAGCACTGTTTTGGTTAGCGTGTGTGGATTATTGTGCACCAtaaactagagatgggacgatcgatcggctacgaatcggtatcggccgattttttatcaaaatatgctatcggcgatatttcctaaaagtagccgatccgatggtgtgatatataaacaccacgttaagttaacagctcagtggatcgatccagactttgagctacgaagcaccaaccatcacatcaccattcatcaaccatcgtacagaaaccacagtgaaagctcttcatgacctaaaataacatcattaacgttgtgcatcatacatacgatgtaattttgctgattgtaatatttactttaaaaagataattcgacccggtcacatctgagtggattctatcagcacgttatataaactcctggttcactttggtaaattgtgagcggttcttacttgtgatgtagatgagaacagaaaacgttacagagccaatcagaggcaaaagtttattcattaccaaattcgttagttcaggatcatctgctgaacttttagaaaacttttagctgcttagacggaacgagtctgactcggttacagatctgtggtaataacagtgtaatgaagctttttaatgtaagagagtcacacagaatgttctgtagtagttggtgtttatttaaaacagtaacagtaaacacggagagataactgagaagagaaacttacgcttcacataaaacgaatcgactcatgaatcaatgaatcatcTGGATCTGCATGTTTACActcaagcaaataaaaaaaagagtcaATCAGTATATGGCAAGAAGTATTTAGACACACCTtttaatcagaatcagctttattcaccAAGTACTTTTACTTTCACAAGGAATttgaggggcggcacggtgggtagctactgtcgcctcacaacaagaaggtcctgggttcaattcccaggtggagcggtccgggtcctttctgtgtggagttttgcacgttctccccgtgtctgcgtgggtttcctcccacagtacagaggcgtgtaagtgaggtgaactggagacactaaatagttcatgactgtgtttgttattaaacctgaactgatggatcttgtgtgagcagtaacgacccgtcctgtcatgatggaaccagagtgtaaaacatcacgttataatcctaataaacaaacaaagaaggaatttgtttccggctgttggaagctctctacaatatacagacGAAACAATAAGTAGAAAATGCACAAATGATAACAAACTAGGTAAAATGTTGCTGATGTTTTGGCAGAAAGAGCGGCGGCTGCTGCAGGTGAAGCGTCTGGACCTGGATGCTGCTAAAACCCGGATGAAGAAAGCTCGCTCAGCAGACGCTCGATCTGCAGTGAGTAGATGTGGTAGATCTTTCAGCATCACAGTACAGGAGGGATTTTGctttaatatgtaataatatcTACTAATGTATGTGATGTAGATCAGGTCTCGGCTCATCTCACTGTAACGGATCAGAGATGTGTACACTAGCAGCACACACAGGCTTAAGAATTTAGTGTGATCTAAActtatgtccacatacttttggttatacagTGTACACATGTTTATCAGACTTTCTGTCAgtgctttatttaattatgatCATCCCGAACAGAACCGTGCTCAGATATGGACCCAAACATTCAGATCAGTTtgttatgattgtgtgtgtgtgtgtgtgtgcgcgcgcattCTAACCGTGTCCTGTTGGCCTGTCTGTGATCTTTTGTGCTGCGTGTTAACACTCAGGAGTTCCTCTGCGCCCCTGCACCCGGACTGGAGTACGTCTCTCACTTTACTCACACTCTCTCCTTCTTGCATGTCAAATGGCTGAAGGTTTGTTCTGCTCTCCGTGTGAAGGTGTGACTGATGCGTGTTGCTCTCCATCTTCATTTCACACCTACAGAAATATCACCAGTCCTGCACCCTGTCATCTGCTGCATTGAACTGATGCTTTTACTAACTTAAGATGGTTTCAGATCCTCATAGAAAAACGAATATAGAAAACTCATCACAGTTTTGTTCACTCCcttcctttgtttgttttttacatttatataatttttgtaTTGACTGTGAATCCGCTCCCAGTCAAGGAGAGCCTGATCACGACACGCCCACCCCGACAGGTAGCCAATCTGCGTCCGCTTCTCATGAACTCCCAGTGTTGGGTTCTCACACAGAGCCGTATAACGCACAGAGAGCCGTGCTGAGCTCCATGTGACTCCACAGCCTTCATATCGTCTGGTATCAGCAACAACCTGTCAGCGTTCATTAGTCCTTTTTATTTACAGTCACTTTGTACTTGTAGTACAAACACAAACTGGTGCATGTTTATTCctaaatatttttgtatttaattttgtcCTCATgacctgtggtgtgtgtgtgtataatgtgtaggggtgtgtatatgtgtgtaggggtgtgtatatgtgtgtaggggtgtgtataatgtgtgtaggggtgtgtatatgtgtgtaggggtgtgtataatgtgtgtaggGGTGTGTATGTATCTGCGTGTTCTCTTTTGATCTATTGTAATCATGACCTGGTtggtgtgtaactgtgtgtgaatgtttcCTCATGCTGATCAGTTCTGCTCTCTGGAGGTGCAGCAGGTAAGAACATGACCGACCACACGCTGATCAGGGTTATTATACAGCACTCAAACAGCAAACTAAACTTTCAACTAAAcagatttatataatataaacaatgtgttttgtgtgtgtaaagatCTGCAGCTTGAAAAGCTGTTTTAAGTGAATTGAAATGACCGAATTATAATCGACATAACAgcaaaataatgataaataatgcgTTTATTTATAGAGCGCTTTTCACAATCTCAAGCTCACTTGAGGTCAACATCGTTATTCAAACAGCGACTGCTTTGTTGGTTATTGGGTAACTGGTTAATCATTGCACCAGTCCTAAACGTAATTCATGTAAggtgtgttttatatatatatatatatatatacgtgtgtgtgtgtgtgtacacgtgtgtgtgtgtgtgtgtgtgtgtgtgttttctccaGGCAGAGATGGAGCTGAAGATAGCTCAGAGCGAGTTCGACAGGCAGGTCGAGATCACCAGGTTACTGTTGGAGGGGATCAGCAGCACCCACGTACGTACACAGATTGGAAATGTAAACAGGTCAAAA encodes:
- the sh3glb1b gene encoding endophilin-B1b isoform X2, with the protein product MDFNVRRFAADAGTFLSRAVQFTEEKFGQAEKTELDAHLETLLVKADGTKHWTEKVMKQTEVLLQPNLNVRVEEFLYEKLDRKIPARANSHELLGECMIDAGHEFGAGTAYGSALIKCGEVEKELGSSEKQFIQSSAINFLTPLRNFIDGDYKTISKERRLLQVKRLDLDAAKTRMKKARSADARSAEFLCAPAPGLEYVSHFTHTLSFLHVKWLKVCSALRVKAEMELKIAQSEFDRQVEITRLLLEGISSTHAHHLRCLSDFVDAQAAHYAQCYQYMVNLQKQLGSFPSAFSSNNDRPAASTPGISVPATLPATPTPALTPGQSSPSLNELRNSCGPRRARVLYDYDAAGSTELSLLADEVITVSSEPGLDSDWLMGERGHQKGKVPITYLELLN
- the sh3glb1b gene encoding endophilin-B1b isoform X1, translating into MDFNVRRFAADAGTFLSRAVQFTEEKFGQAEKTELDAHLETLLVKADGTKHWTEKVMKQTEVLLQPNLNVRVEEFLYEKLDRKIPARANSHELLGECMIDAGHEFGAGTAYGSALIKCGEVEKELGSSEKQFIQSSAINFLTPLRNFIDGDYKTISKERRLLQVKRLDLDAAKTRMKKARSADARSAAEMELKIAQSEFDRQVEITRLLLEGISSTHAHHLRCLSDFVDAQAAHYAQCYQYMVNLQKQLGSFPSAFSSNNDRPAASTPGISVPATLPATPTPALTPGQSSPSLNELRNSCGPRRARVLYDYDAAGSTELSLLADEVITVSSEPGLDSDWLMGERGHQKGKVPITYLELLN